From one Candidatus Margulisiibacteriota bacterium genomic stretch:
- the cheB gene encoding chemotaxis-specific protein-glutamate methyltransferase CheB, with product MSSKINVLIVDDSLFIRTYLNRVLSADENIGTVKMANDGAAALSILTTYKPDVITLDVEMPRMNGLETLSIIKKRYNIPVIMVSALTRKGADITIKSLELGAIDWIQKPDDAFDLTSHDRLKLELLQKIQLAVKKEATSPQAEKLATTTYAVVDRDNITKEQFRQHVKESNWEPKGNVQLDFSLVAIGISTGGPSALNQIIPVLPDDLNAAVIIVQHMPSTFTKVLAERLNDISKMNIKEAEDEDVIERGYVYIIPGDKHFRIKEEGRNTMKIKLDSYAKVGGFRPSAETLFYFVAEAAKSNSIGIIMTGMGNDGSENIGLIKQYSGKTIAQDEESCVIFGMPKAAINKGNINFVLPLNKIVDKIKELVIK from the coding sequence ATGTCTTCCAAAATAAATGTTTTAATTGTAGATGATTCTTTATTTATCAGAACATATTTGAATCGCGTTTTATCTGCGGATGAAAATATAGGAACAGTAAAAATGGCCAATGACGGCGCTGCGGCATTGTCAATATTAACAACCTATAAACCTGATGTTATTACTCTGGATGTGGAAATGCCCAGGATGAACGGCCTGGAAACACTGAGCATAATAAAAAAACGTTACAATATCCCGGTTATAATGGTCAGCGCTTTAACCCGAAAAGGGGCTGATATTACTATCAAATCGCTGGAACTGGGAGCCATTGACTGGATACAAAAACCGGATGACGCTTTTGATTTGACCAGCCATGATCGTCTGAAACTGGAGCTTCTGCAAAAAATTCAGCTGGCTGTTAAAAAAGAAGCGACATCTCCTCAGGCTGAAAAACTGGCAACCACCACATATGCGGTAGTCGACCGAGATAATATTACCAAAGAACAATTCCGGCAGCACGTGAAGGAATCCAACTGGGAGCCAAAGGGCAATGTTCAACTGGATTTCAGCCTGGTCGCCATTGGAATCTCTACAGGAGGGCCTAGTGCTTTGAACCAGATCATACCTGTTCTGCCTGATGATCTGAACGCTGCGGTGATCATTGTGCAGCACATGCCCAGTACTTTTACCAAAGTTTTGGCCGAAAGATTGAATGATATTTCCAAAATGAATATTAAAGAAGCTGAGGATGAAGATGTAATTGAGCGCGGTTATGTTTATATCATTCCCGGCGACAAACATTTCAGGATAAAAGAAGAGGGTCGGAATACTATGAAAATCAAACTGGATTCCTATGCCAAAGTAGGCGGTTTCAGACCCAGCGCTGAAACCTTGTTTTATTTTGTGGCAGAAGCGGCAAAAAGCAACTCTATCGGTATAATTATGACCGGTATGGGCAACGACGGTTCGGAAAATATCGGTCTTATCAAGCAATATTCCGGTAAAACTATTGCCCAGGATGAAGAAAGTTGTGTTATATTCGGCATGCCGAAAGCTGCAATTAATAAAGGTAATATTAATTTTGTTTTGCCTTTAAATAAGATTGTTGATAAAATTAAGGAATTAGTAATAAAATAG
- a CDS encoding chemotaxis protein CheA, with the protein MNFDINIQDFIDEAEDQIRILNDGLLALEKDKNNEEIINEVFRAAHTLKGGSGLVGFAKMMELTHGLENIFDLIRDKKLALTSAHLDVMFEALDVLMELMGEVDSGVFNTDIEAVSKKLKTILENEGKAKNKPDKKDKKKKAESVKEETPAPVKTEPVATPEPVVEAQPANSLDSLDSLEAFLGRTMDEDEIKLFEIVKKEGNPIYGAFIKIGDSCDVVSLFMFMLFNKIKELGEIIVSNPLEDDLEDDELKEVNVIFSSIVPLDEIKKEMNMPEVEKIEITPLMFVDDAPAAATVKQPEKVAPAPVKQEAKPVAAPVIEKIVEPVVEEALGEDEVIEEEPEEEDNEKVEDASKGQMVVKDNDHMRKSSSTTLRVDSQKIDGLLNLAGELVINKARFVQIESDMVKIFGRNNKISELKDTVVQLMRITNELQEGIMQLRMVPIDLVFTKFSRVVRDLARKLDKKINLVIEGKDTELDKSVVEEINDPLMHLVRNAVDHGIETTTERRKNGKKEEGKITLRAYHQGSSIIIEIQDDGKGIDVAVIREKALSKGLITEDDAKNMQEKDILNLIFAPGFSTAEVVTEVSGRGVGMDVVKKNVDRLNGIIEIITEKGKGSTFIIKLPLTLAIISTLLTRVTKCVYAIPLVNVIEIVEVTKKDISKIAKMEAIRLRNDVINILRMDEVFALGNDNRKKDKVQVVIVGINNNRIGFVVDDLIGEQEVVIKSLDNSLVDSPGIAGASILGDGTVALIIDVSTLIEKVVQGIYKCLPK; encoded by the coding sequence ATGAATTTTGATATAAACATCCAGGATTTTATTGATGAAGCCGAAGATCAGATCAGAATATTAAATGACGGTCTTCTGGCTCTGGAAAAAGATAAAAATAACGAAGAAATAATCAACGAGGTTTTTAGGGCCGCGCATACTCTCAAAGGCGGTTCGGGCTTGGTGGGTTTCGCCAAAATGATGGAGCTTACTCACGGCCTGGAAAATATTTTTGATTTGATCCGCGACAAAAAACTGGCTTTAACCTCCGCCCACCTTGATGTTATGTTTGAAGCCCTGGACGTATTGATGGAGCTGATGGGCGAAGTGGACAGCGGAGTATTTAATACCGATATTGAGGCTGTTTCCAAAAAGTTAAAAACAATTCTGGAGAATGAAGGTAAAGCCAAAAATAAACCCGACAAAAAAGATAAAAAGAAAAAAGCTGAAAGTGTTAAAGAAGAAACGCCCGCACCTGTGAAAACAGAACCTGTAGCAACGCCGGAACCGGTTGTCGAGGCACAACCCGCCAATTCTTTGGATTCTCTGGATTCTCTGGAAGCGTTCCTGGGCAGAACGATGGACGAAGATGAAATAAAACTTTTCGAAATTGTTAAAAAAGAGGGTAACCCTATTTATGGAGCCTTTATAAAAATCGGCGATTCCTGTGATGTGGTTTCCCTGTTTATGTTTATGCTCTTTAACAAGATTAAGGAATTGGGAGAAATAATTGTTTCCAATCCTCTGGAAGATGACTTGGAAGATGACGAATTGAAAGAGGTTAATGTTATATTTTCTTCCATAGTTCCCCTTGATGAAATAAAAAAAGAAATGAACATGCCCGAGGTTGAGAAAATAGAAATCACTCCGTTGATGTTTGTTGACGATGCACCTGCCGCCGCTACTGTAAAACAACCTGAAAAAGTCGCTCCGGCCCCGGTAAAGCAGGAAGCAAAACCTGTAGCTGCGCCGGTTATCGAGAAAATTGTTGAACCTGTTGTAGAAGAAGCTTTGGGAGAGGATGAAGTAATAGAAGAAGAGCCTGAAGAGGAAGACAACGAAAAAGTTGAAGATGCTTCTAAAGGTCAGATGGTTGTTAAAGATAACGATCATATGCGCAAGAGTTCTTCAACCACGTTACGGGTTGATAGTCAGAAAATAGACGGACTTTTAAATCTGGCCGGTGAGCTGGTTATTAATAAGGCCCGTTTTGTGCAGATAGAATCCGATATGGTAAAAATTTTCGGTCGCAACAATAAAATTAGCGAATTAAAAGATACTGTAGTCCAGCTGATGCGTATTACCAATGAATTGCAGGAAGGCATAATGCAGCTCAGGATGGTACCTATAGATCTGGTCTTCACCAAGTTCTCACGGGTTGTGCGGGACCTGGCCAGAAAACTGGATAAAAAAATTAATCTGGTTATAGAAGGTAAAGATACGGAACTGGACAAGTCGGTTGTTGAAGAAATCAACGATCCCTTGATGCATCTGGTAAGGAACGCGGTAGATCATGGCATCGAAACCACGACTGAACGCAGGAAGAACGGCAAAAAAGAAGAAGGCAAGATTACTCTGCGTGCTTATCACCAGGGGAGTTCAATTATCATAGAAATTCAGGATGACGGTAAAGGTATTGATGTTGCTGTAATCAGGGAAAAAGCGCTTTCCAAAGGTCTGATTACAGAAGATGATGCCAAGAATATGCAGGAAAAGGATATCCTTAACCTGATTTTCGCCCCCGGATTTTCCACCGCGGAGGTTGTTACCGAAGTATCGGGCCGCGGTGTGGGCATGGATGTGGTCAAGAAAAATGTAGACAGGCTGAACGGTATTATAGAAATAATCACGGAAAAAGGTAAAGGCAGTACTTTTATTATTAAACTGCCCTTAACTCTGGCCATAATTTCCACATTATTAACCAGAGTGACCAAATGTGTATACGCTATACCTTTGGTCAATGTTATAGAAATAGTGGAGGTAACCAAAAAAGATATTTCCAAGATTGCCAAAATGGAAGCCATCCGTCTCAGGAATGATGTTATTAATATCCTGCGTATGGATGAAGTTTTCGCGCTGGGCAATGATAATCGCAAAAAAGACAAGGTGCAGGTGGTTATAGTTGGAATTAACAATAACCGTATCGGCTTTGTAGTTGATGATCTGATCGGAGAACAGGAAGTGGTAATAAAATCACTGGATAACAGCCTGGTGGATTCACCGGGTATTGCCGGGGCTTCTATCCTGGGGGACGGAACAGTAGCCCTGATTATTGACGTGTCTACGCTGATTGAAAAAGTCGTACAGGGGATATATAAATGTCTTCCAAAATAA
- a CDS encoding chemotaxis protein CheW — translation MKKDMIEKAVNETDLLASEEDIFQLVTFFLGEEVYGIDILAVQEIIRMQVITEIPRTADYVEGVINLRGKVIPVIDLRKRFNLPVQEETKDTRIIVVEIESKIMGMIVDGVSKVLRLPASLVEPPSPIVGGIDSNYIKGVGKVQEMLVILLDLTKINDTNVSLVGS, via the coding sequence ATGAAAAAAGATATGATTGAAAAAGCCGTTAATGAAACCGATTTGTTAGCGTCTGAAGAAGATATTTTTCAACTGGTTACTTTTTTTCTGGGTGAGGAAGTTTACGGCATAGACATCCTGGCAGTTCAGGAAATTATCAGAATGCAGGTTATCACTGAAATTCCCCGTACAGCGGACTATGTGGAAGGTGTAATCAATTTGCGCGGTAAAGTGATCCCGGTTATCGACTTGCGTAAACGCTTTAATTTGCCTGTTCAGGAAGAAACAAAAGATACCAGGATTATTGTTGTGGAAATAGAAAGCAAGATCATGGGCATGATTGTGGACGGTGTCTCGAAAGTTTTACGTTTACCGGCAAGTTTGGTCGAACCGCCATCGCCAATTGTAGGGGGAATCGATTCCAATTATATAAAGGGCGTGGGCAAGGTACAGGAAATGCTGGTCATCCTTCTGGACCTTACGAAAATTAATGATACAAATGTAAGTTTAGTCGGTTCGTAA